The DNA region TTACTCAATGTAACGCCTCCTGTCATCTTTATTCCTCCTTTTTATTTATATTCAAAAGAAGGTTATTGTATACCAAGGGTGACATTTCTACTTTGCTCAGGGGTGACATTATCACTTTGGGCTAACACTCTCAGTCTAGTGCATTGCAATATTCTAATGTTTTACTATAATAGAAACTATGAGTAAAGATTCCTCCTTTGATATTGTTTCTGAAGTAGATTTGAGTGAGATGGATAACGCCATTAATATGGCGATGAAAGAAGTAAATACTCGTTTTGACTTTAAAGGAAGCTGTGCTGATATCAAAAGAAAAGAAAATTCATTAGAGTTAATGGCAGACGATGAAACAAGAATGGCTAATTTAATTGATATTTTAGAAAATAAAATGATCAAAAGAGAAATTCACATTAAATTTTTAGACCCTCAAGGTATCGTTGACTCTCTAGGTGGAAACGTTAAACAAACTATATTGATAAAGCAAGGTTTAACAACCGAGAAATCAAAAGAGATAAGCAAATTTATTAGAGATGCAAAATTTAAAGTCAAATCACAAATTAATGGCGATAAATTAAAGGTTACAGCCGCAAAGAAGGATGAACTACAAACAGTTATTCAATCTTTGAAAAATGAAGATTTTGGGGTTGTTTTACAGTTCACTAACTACAGATAATACTCTTACCCACTAAATATCCTGTACTCCAAGCTATTTGTAAATTATAACCACCAGTAGGTCCATCTAAATCCAATACTTCACCAGCTAAAAATAAATTTTTTACCATTTTATATTCCATATTTTTAGGATTAACTTCTTTTAATGAAACTCCGCCTGACGTAATAATAGCTTTATCAAAACCCTCAACTTCAGTTAAGGTGATGATTGTTTTCTTTAGTGATGTAATTATTTTAATTCTTTCTTCTTTTTTTATTTCTGATAATTTATTGTTGGCATCAAGTTTGTTTAGGGCAATAAATACATCTATCATTTTGCCTGGGAGGAGCTTTGTTATAAGGCTTTTGATGTTTTTCTTGCCTTCGTCTTGGCAAATTCTTTGTACTCTAGCATCAAGTAATTGGGGTGACACTGCTGGCTTCAAATCTAAAGATAATTGAGTTGGAGTTAATCGTGAACTAATTAGGTGATGAATATCTTTACTCATATCTAGGATGATGGGGCCACTAACTCCAACATGAGTAAATAATAAATCTCCAAATTTTTCTAGATGTTTTTTATTGTTTTGGTAAATTTCTGCCTTTACATTGTTCAAGGTTAGCCCAGCAAGTTCTCTTATCCAGACTTCTTGGCATTTAATTCCTATTAAGGAAGGTGTTGGCGTAATTATCGTGTGACCTGATTCCTGGGCAAACAGGTAGCCATCTCCTGTTGAGCCAGTTGTTGGGTAGGATAACCCGCCTGTAGCTATTAATAAGTTATTCGTCACGTATTTATGTCCGTTTTTAGTTGTTAGAGTAAAAGAATCATTAATCTGAACCTCTTTGACTGTAGAAGTGCAACGTATCTCTACTCCTAGCTCTTTAATTTTTTCAATTAATTTATCTCTTACGAATGAGGCGTTTGCAGATTCTGGGAAAATACGGTTGCCACGTTCTTCTTGTACTTTAATACCTAGTGAAACAAAAAAATCGATGGTTTCAGCAATAGAAAATTGAGTTAACGCATCTCTCAGCCATTTTCCGTTTTTGCCAATTACTTCAATAAATGAGGGAATATTTGTGTTTGAGGTTGTGATGTTACATCTACCTTTGCCTGTTATCAGTAATTTTTTGCCACAAGCATCGTTTTTTTCTAAAATTGTTACTTTTGCTTGAGGGTAAAATGTCTTGGCTGAAATTCCTGCTATTAAGCCAGCAGCACCGCCACCTATTATTATAAGGTCATGGTTATTGTTCATTAAAAAATAAGATTATCAATTAATCTGACGTTATTTAGGTAAACTGCTGTTCCAATAAAGGTTTGGTTTTTCTTATATTTTTTTATTTTATTAAGTGTATCATCATAGATTTCTAGATATTGTAATTCAAAAGCGGTAGATTCTTTTAAAAGTAAGGCTTCAAAAGCCTTTATTAACTCCTCCTGATTGATTGTTTTTGATATTTTAATTATTTCAGTAAACTTAAGTAATGTTGCGTAGATTAATGAGGCTAGTTTCTTTTCTTTATCATTAAGATAAGTATTCCTAGAGCTCATTGCTAGCCCACTACTCTCTCTTATCGTTGGAAGAGCGTGAATTTTTGTTCTAGGGAAAAAATCCAGAGATAAATTTTTTATTAAAACGTATTGTTGATAATCCTTCAATCCGAAATAAGCATTGTCTGCTTGGATAATAGAAAATAATTTCATGACGATAAGAGCTACTCCACCAAAATGTCCTCTTCGATGCTTGCCACAAAGTTTGTTTGTAAAATTTTGATTTATTTCAATTTTTATTAAAGATTTATGGTCGGGAGGATAGAGATCTTCTGCTTCCGGAATAAACACGATATCTACGTTATTTGCTTCTAATAATTTTAAGTCATGCTCAGTATTTTTAGGGTAAGTAGCAAAATCTTCTCCTTTTACAAATTGAGTTGGGTTAATAAAAATGCTAACGATAGTTATTTGATTATTTTTGACAGATTCTTTAACCAAGGAAAGGTGCCCTTCATGTAGGAATCCCATTGTTGGCACAAAGCCTATTTTTTTGTTTTCTAATTGAGCTTGATAGATATTTAAGTAATCAAGAGTATTCTTGATTATAAGCATTTTATAAGTTTACCCTTACGATAAGCCAAAGCAAGATAGCAAGAGTTATGGCGAGTAGTTTAATCCCCAAATTATTAGTAATTACTTTTTTAATTTTTTTTAAAAAATTCATTTATCCAAATCCTCTAAATTCCACACAGCGTATTTGCATTTTGGAAAACTGTCACAACCATAAAATATTTTACCTTTTTTAGTTCTTTTTTCAACTATGTCACTCTTACACTCTGGACAAGCTTTTTCTCTGATTACTTTTTTTTCTGATTTTGTTGATTTGCAAGTTGGATAATCAGAACAAGCAAGAAATTCACCAAATCTACCCTTTTTGTAAACCATGTTCTTACCACATTTAGGACATTTTTCTTCTGAAATTTTTTCATTTTCATCTCTTGGAACATCAAGTGCCTGTTCTCCTTCGATTTTTTCCGTATACTTACATTCCGGAAATTTAGAGCAAGAAAGAAATTTACCATATTTGCTAATTCTAATTACTAAGGGATTCTTGCATTCTGGGCAGATTTTATCTGTTTCTTCTACATGTTTTTTAGCTGTTTTATATGTATGGTCTAACTGTTTGGCAAAAGGTTCATAAAAATCTCTAATCATTGAGACCCACTCGGTTTTACCAACAGCGATATCATCAAAAGACTCTTCAATGTTAGCCGTAAATTTATAGCTGATAATATCTTGAAAATATTCCTTTAAAAAATTAGTAACAATAAAGGCTATTTCTGTTGGTACCAAAAACTTTTTTTCTTTTTCAATGTATCCTCTAGCAACAATTGTGGAGATAGTCGGAGCATAAGTTGATGGACGACCGACGCCTTCGCTTTCTAGCTTTTTGACAAGGGAAGCTTCAGTGTACCTTGCTGGTGGCTTTGTGAAGGCTTGTAGCGCATCCATAGCTTGAAGCGGGATAATATCATTTATCTTTATATTAGGAAGTAAACTGTCTTCGTCTTCCTCTTTTTCATCATCAGTATCTTCAATATACAGCTTCATAAAGCCATCAAACTTAATTACTTTACCTACTGTTTCAAAAACGTACTTTGTATCATCGTTGGCATGATAACTGATTATTGTGTTTTCTATTTCAGCTTCTGGCATTTGTGTAGCAACTGTTCTTTTCCAAATAAGCGTATATAGCTTGAGCAATTGAGGGTCTAACTTATTTGCTAAAGACTCAGGGGTTAAGTTAATGTTAATTGGCCTAATAGCCTCGTGGGCTTCTTGAGCACCTTTTGATTTTGTTTTAAAAACTCTATGTTTAGGTAAAGCATAATCAGCACCCATATTTTTTTTAATATACTCAGTTATTTGTTCTAGAGATTCATTTGATATATTGAGTGAGTCTGTTCTCATGTAGGTAATTAGTGCTATTCGGTCATGGTCCATGTCTATCCCTTCATATAACTGTTGGGCTAATTTCATTGTGATCGCTACTGGTAATCCGAATTTTCGATGCGCTTCTTGTTGAAGAGTTGAGGTTGTAAATGGTACGGAAGGATTTCTTCTACTTATGGTTTTCTTCACATCAAAGACTTTAAGCAGGAAATCATTTGGTATTGTAATCTGTATTTCTTTATTATTGGTTTTTGCATTAATTTTTTCTTGAATTTCAGGGTTAGAAAAAATTTCATTAATTACTTTTTTAACTTGTTCTATAGCGGTTATTTCGGCTTTTTTATTGTTAATAGTGCTAAGAGTTACTGGGATACTTTTTTGGGAGTGTTCCCCTATTCCTTTTATTTTCCATTGCTCTTTAGCCTCAAATTTTTTGATTTCTTCTTCTCTCTCTACTACAAACCTAACTGCTACAGATTGAACTCTTCCTGCACTAAGACCTGTTCTGATTTTTTTCCATAGTAGTGGAGATAATTTATAACCAACTAATCTATCAATAACTCTTCTGGCTTGTTGAGCATTAACTAAATTAAGGTCAATTTTTCTTGGATTTTCGATTGCTTTCAGAATAGCAGTTTTAGTTATTTCGTGAAAAACTATTCTTTCATAATTCTCATTTTTTATTTTAAGAGCAGATTGGATATGCCAGGATATAGCTTCTCCTTCTCTATCTTCGTCGGTTGCTAACCAGATTTTTTCAGCGTTTTTTGCTAATTCTTTAAGCTCTGTGACAATTTTCTTTTTTTCTTTGGATACTTGGTATGTAGGATTAAAGTTATTATCAACATCTACTCCAAGTTCTTTCGTAGGTAAATCAATAATATGTCCCATGGATGCTTTTACAATATAATCATTACTCAAATACTTTGAGATTGTTTTTGCTTTTGCTGGTGACTCTACAATTACAAGATTCTTTACCATTAAATTTAGTTACTCCTTTGTAATACCTGAAAGATTTTAACCTCTATGGAACCATTTATCAATTTCTTTTTCATCAAAGGTCTTTTCTATTGGTCTTCCATGCGGACAGCTTACATTATTGTTACAATTTATCCAATCGTTTACTAATGCTATTTTTTCTCGTTCTTGCAAAAAATCTCCAGCTTTAATAGCTGCTTTACAAGCT from Candidatus Margulisiibacteriota bacterium includes:
- a CDS encoding YajQ family cyclic di-GMP-binding protein; translated protein: MSKDSSFDIVSEVDLSEMDNAINMAMKEVNTRFDFKGSCADIKRKENSLELMADDETRMANLIDILENKMIKREIHIKFLDPQGIVDSLGGNVKQTILIKQGLTTEKSKEISKFIRDAKFKVKSQINGDKLKVTAAKKDELQTVIQSLKNEDFGVVLQFTNYR
- a CDS encoding NAD(P)/FAD-dependent oxidoreductase; amino-acid sequence: MNNNHDLIIIGGGAAGLIAGISAKTFYPQAKVTILEKNDACGKKLLITGKGRCNITTSNTNIPSFIEVIGKNGKWLRDALTQFSIAETIDFFVSLGIKVQEERGNRIFPESANASFVRDKLIEKIKELGVEIRCTSTVKEVQINDSFTLTTKNGHKYVTNNLLIATGGLSYPTTGSTGDGYLFAQESGHTIITPTPSLIGIKCQEVWIRELAGLTLNNVKAEIYQNNKKHLEKFGDLLFTHVGVSGPIILDMSKDIHHLISSRLTPTQLSLDLKPAVSPQLLDARVQRICQDEGKKNIKSLITKLLPGKMIDVFIALNKLDANNKLSEIKKEERIKIITSLKKTIITLTEVEGFDKAIITSGGVSLKEVNPKNMEYKMVKNLFLAGEVLDLDGPTGGYNLQIAWSTGYLVGKSIICS
- the panC gene encoding pantoate--beta-alanine ligase, translated to MLIIKNTLDYLNIYQAQLENKKIGFVPTMGFLHEGHLSLVKESVKNNQITIVSIFINPTQFVKGEDFATYPKNTEHDLKLLEANNVDIVFIPEAEDLYPPDHKSLIKIEINQNFTNKLCGKHRRGHFGGVALIVMKLFSIIQADNAYFGLKDYQQYVLIKNLSLDFFPRTKIHALPTIRESSGLAMSSRNTYLNDKEKKLASLIYATLLKFTEIIKISKTINQEELIKAFEALLLKESTAFELQYLEIYDDTLNKIKKYKKNQTFIGTAVYLNNVRLIDNLIF
- the topA gene encoding type I DNA topoisomerase, producing MVKNLVIVESPAKAKTISKYLSNDYIVKASMGHIIDLPTKELGVDVDNNFNPTYQVSKEKKKIVTELKELAKNAEKIWLATDEDREGEAISWHIQSALKIKNENYERIVFHEITKTAILKAIENPRKIDLNLVNAQQARRVIDRLVGYKLSPLLWKKIRTGLSAGRVQSVAVRFVVEREEEIKKFEAKEQWKIKGIGEHSQKSIPVTLSTINNKKAEITAIEQVKKVINEIFSNPEIQEKINAKTNNKEIQITIPNDFLLKVFDVKKTISRRNPSVPFTTSTLQQEAHRKFGLPVAITMKLAQQLYEGIDMDHDRIALITYMRTDSLNISNESLEQITEYIKKNMGADYALPKHRVFKTKSKGAQEAHEAIRPININLTPESLANKLDPQLLKLYTLIWKRTVATQMPEAEIENTIISYHANDDTKYVFETVGKVIKFDGFMKLYIEDTDDEKEEDEDSLLPNIKINDIIPLQAMDALQAFTKPPARYTEASLVKKLESEGVGRPSTYAPTISTIVARGYIEKEKKFLVPTEIAFIVTNFLKEYFQDIISYKFTANIEESFDDIAVGKTEWVSMIRDFYEPFAKQLDHTYKTAKKHVEETDKICPECKNPLVIRISKYGKFLSCSKFPECKYTEKIEGEQALDVPRDENEKISEEKCPKCGKNMVYKKGRFGEFLACSDYPTCKSTKSEKKVIREKACPECKSDIVEKRTKKGKIFYGCDSFPKCKYAVWNLEDLDK